In Suricata suricatta isolate VVHF042 chromosome 14, meerkat_22Aug2017_6uvM2_HiC, whole genome shotgun sequence, one DNA window encodes the following:
- the TXNDC2 gene encoding thioredoxin domain-containing protein 2 isoform X2 — protein MDKEQEVESDRAGALEEPNMSAGKQEEANQESPLLQGLSSHVTPLVSEFLDSAHIQEKASASETNNIQHMPAKESNGPHPKDIFPSAQGGNIFNSSAKTMQPKQAGTPSFSAKIIPTKEGRIPSSLAKTILPKQANTPNSSEKTIPPMQGNTFNSPTKITPPRQADTLSLPAKSILPKQTVTSKFSGKIILPKESDTLNPSEEKIPPKQADSPNSSEKSIALKHSDIPSSSEKTTPPQEERMLADSEENIPPEQDSTPMSLEKAILPTQDKSPRFLAKSFPSKLTNSPKPLVKSIQSKHIPTRKSSEENIPPREGDTKCSEDTIQPKEGDMPKSSKEAILPIEEDIPKASGSMELLEVDFVKVIVSKEDFALALKEAGERLVAVDFSASWCGPCRSIKPLFHSLSVKYEDVVFLEVDANECDELVKDLEIICIPTFQFYKKEEKVGEFCGAIKEKLEAIIVELK, from the exons ATGGACAAGGAACAGGAAGTGGAAAGTGATAGAGCTGGAGCCCTGGAAGAACCGAACATGAGTGCAGGGAAACAAGAAGAAGCCAATCAAG AAAGTCCAttattacagggtctatccagcCACGTGACTCCCCTGGTCTCAGAATTCTTGGACTCAGCACACATCCAGGAGAAGGCCTCGGCCTCTGAGACCAACAACATACAACATATGCCTGCAAAGGAGTCCAACGGTCCACACCCCAAGGACATATTCCCATCGGCACAGGGCGGTAACATCTTCAATTCCTCAGCAAAGACCATGCAACCCAAGCAGGCTGGCACGCCCAGTTTTTCAGCAAAAATCATCCCTACCAAGGAGGGCCGTATCCCCAGTTCTTTAGCAAAAACAATCCTGCCCAAGCAGGCTAATACCCCCAATTCTTCAGAAAAAACAATCCCACCCATGCAGGGCAATACCTTCAATTCCCCAACCAAAATCACCCCACCCAGACAGGCTGATACCCTCAGTCTCCCAGCAAAATCTATTCTACCCAAGCAGACTGTCACAtcaaaattttcaggaaaaatcATTCTACCCAAGGAGAGTGATACCCTCAATCCCTCAGAAGAAAAGATTCCACCTAAGCAGGCTGATAGCCCCAATTCTTCAGAAAAAAGTATTGCACTCAAGCACAGTGACATCCCCAGTTCCTCAGAAAAAACCACCCCACCACAGGAGGAACGAATGTTGGCTGACTCAGAAGAAAACATCCCACCCGAGCAGGATAGCACCCCCATGTCCCTGGAAAAAGCCATTCTGCCTACACAGGACAAGAGCCCCAGGTTCTTAGCAAAATCTTTCCCTTCTAAACTGACCAACAGCCCCAAGCCCTTAGTGAAATCCATCCAGTCCAAACACATCCCCACCCGTAAGTCCTCAGAAGAAAACATTCCACCCAGAGAGGGTGACACCAAGTGCTCAGAAGACACCATCCAGCCCAAGGAAGGTGACATGCCCAAGTCCTCAAAAGAAGCCATCCTGCCCATAGAAGAAGACATCCCGAAGGCTTCAGGGTCAATGGAGCTTCTGGAGGTAGACTTCGTGAAAGTGATCGTGAGCAAGGAGGACTTTGCGTTGGCGCTCaaggaggctggggagaggctggTGGCTGTAGACTTCTCGGCCAGCTGGTGTGGGCCTTGCAGATCCATCAAGCCCCTTTTCCATTCCCTGTCTGTCAAGTACGAGGACGTGGTGTTCCTGGAAGTGGATGCCAATGAGTGTGATGAGCTGGTGAAGGACCTTGAGATCATTTGCATCCCcacatttcagttttataaaaaagaagaaaaggtgggCGAATTCTGTGGCgccattaaagaaaaacttgaagcAATCATTGTAGAATTAAAGTAA
- the TXNDC2 gene encoding thioredoxin domain-containing protein 2 isoform X1, giving the protein MDKEQEVESDRAGALEEPNMSAGKQEEANQGDANESPLLQGLSSHVTPLVSEFLDSAHIQEKASASETNNIQHMPAKESNGPHPKDIFPSAQGGNIFNSSAKTMQPKQAGTPSFSAKIIPTKEGRIPSSLAKTILPKQANTPNSSEKTIPPMQGNTFNSPTKITPPRQADTLSLPAKSILPKQTVTSKFSGKIILPKESDTLNPSEEKIPPKQADSPNSSEKSIALKHSDIPSSSEKTTPPQEERMLADSEENIPPEQDSTPMSLEKAILPTQDKSPRFLAKSFPSKLTNSPKPLVKSIQSKHIPTRKSSEENIPPREGDTKCSEDTIQPKEGDMPKSSKEAILPIEEDIPKASGSMELLEVDFVKVIVSKEDFALALKEAGERLVAVDFSASWCGPCRSIKPLFHSLSVKYEDVVFLEVDANECDELVKDLEIICIPTFQFYKKEEKVGEFCGAIKEKLEAIIVELK; this is encoded by the exons ATGGACAAGGAACAGGAAGTGGAAAGTGATAGAGCTGGAGCCCTGGAAGAACCGAACATGAGTGCAGGGAAACAAGAAGAAGCCAATCAAGGTGACGCTAATG AAAGTCCAttattacagggtctatccagcCACGTGACTCCCCTGGTCTCAGAATTCTTGGACTCAGCACACATCCAGGAGAAGGCCTCGGCCTCTGAGACCAACAACATACAACATATGCCTGCAAAGGAGTCCAACGGTCCACACCCCAAGGACATATTCCCATCGGCACAGGGCGGTAACATCTTCAATTCCTCAGCAAAGACCATGCAACCCAAGCAGGCTGGCACGCCCAGTTTTTCAGCAAAAATCATCCCTACCAAGGAGGGCCGTATCCCCAGTTCTTTAGCAAAAACAATCCTGCCCAAGCAGGCTAATACCCCCAATTCTTCAGAAAAAACAATCCCACCCATGCAGGGCAATACCTTCAATTCCCCAACCAAAATCACCCCACCCAGACAGGCTGATACCCTCAGTCTCCCAGCAAAATCTATTCTACCCAAGCAGACTGTCACAtcaaaattttcaggaaaaatcATTCTACCCAAGGAGAGTGATACCCTCAATCCCTCAGAAGAAAAGATTCCACCTAAGCAGGCTGATAGCCCCAATTCTTCAGAAAAAAGTATTGCACTCAAGCACAGTGACATCCCCAGTTCCTCAGAAAAAACCACCCCACCACAGGAGGAACGAATGTTGGCTGACTCAGAAGAAAACATCCCACCCGAGCAGGATAGCACCCCCATGTCCCTGGAAAAAGCCATTCTGCCTACACAGGACAAGAGCCCCAGGTTCTTAGCAAAATCTTTCCCTTCTAAACTGACCAACAGCCCCAAGCCCTTAGTGAAATCCATCCAGTCCAAACACATCCCCACCCGTAAGTCCTCAGAAGAAAACATTCCACCCAGAGAGGGTGACACCAAGTGCTCAGAAGACACCATCCAGCCCAAGGAAGGTGACATGCCCAAGTCCTCAAAAGAAGCCATCCTGCCCATAGAAGAAGACATCCCGAAGGCTTCAGGGTCAATGGAGCTTCTGGAGGTAGACTTCGTGAAAGTGATCGTGAGCAAGGAGGACTTTGCGTTGGCGCTCaaggaggctggggagaggctggTGGCTGTAGACTTCTCGGCCAGCTGGTGTGGGCCTTGCAGATCCATCAAGCCCCTTTTCCATTCCCTGTCTGTCAAGTACGAGGACGTGGTGTTCCTGGAAGTGGATGCCAATGAGTGTGATGAGCTGGTGAAGGACCTTGAGATCATTTGCATCCCcacatttcagttttataaaaaagaagaaaaggtgggCGAATTCTGTGGCgccattaaagaaaaacttgaagcAATCATTGTAGAATTAAAGTAA